Proteins encoded in a region of the Gemmatimonadaceae bacterium genome:
- a CDS encoding RNB domain-containing ribonuclease: MASGQIQKDSTQLGKHGHNGGFDLHAAARRILVANGFEPDYDAQAKKQLDALTAPASAPAGVRDMRDRPWSSIDNKESKDLDQIEIAEQMDDGCIRLVVGVADVDSLVPKGSPLDEHAYANCTSVYTGVDVFPMLPVKLSTGLTSLNEDEDRLAIAVETVVNADGNVVSADVYRAMVRNKAQLAYEPVGAWLTGGPPPDKIANDKTLIGQLKLQHEASTRLKAERLRNGALEFETIEATPITQDGRVVDLKVIAKNEARNLIEDFMIASNVAIAKFLEARGRSGIRRVVREPERWSRIVELAKQYGTTLPNQPDSLSLAHFLADRHKADPERFPDLSLSVVKLMGPGIYALDLPGKDPGGHFGLATHDYTHATAPNRRYADVVTQRLVKAAIAGAPAPYTNDELTDIAARCTEREDAENKVERTVRKTVAALLLHDKIGTTFDAIVTGANPKGTFVRTLHPPAEGMVVRNGEKFDVGDKVKVKLVAADPYKGFIDFEGKD; the protein is encoded by the coding sequence ATGGCGAGCGGTCAAATACAAAAAGACTCCACGCAGCTCGGTAAACACGGCCACAACGGAGGGTTCGACCTCCACGCGGCCGCCCGGCGGATTCTGGTCGCGAACGGCTTCGAGCCCGACTACGACGCCCAGGCCAAGAAACAGCTCGACGCGCTGACGGCGCCCGCGTCCGCGCCGGCCGGGGTGCGCGACATGCGCGACCGCCCCTGGTCGTCGATCGACAACAAGGAATCGAAGGATCTCGACCAGATCGAGATCGCCGAGCAAATGGACGACGGGTGCATCCGCCTCGTCGTCGGCGTGGCGGATGTCGACTCGCTCGTGCCGAAGGGGTCGCCCCTCGACGAACACGCGTACGCCAACTGCACGTCTGTCTACACCGGCGTCGACGTCTTCCCGATGCTGCCCGTCAAGCTGTCGACCGGGCTCACGTCGCTCAACGAAGACGAAGACCGACTCGCGATCGCGGTCGAGACCGTGGTCAATGCCGACGGGAACGTCGTGTCGGCCGACGTCTACCGCGCGATGGTCCGCAACAAGGCGCAGCTGGCGTACGAGCCGGTCGGGGCGTGGCTCACCGGCGGGCCGCCGCCGGACAAAATCGCCAACGACAAGACGCTCATCGGTCAGCTGAAGCTGCAGCACGAGGCGTCGACGCGGCTCAAGGCCGAACGGCTGCGCAACGGCGCACTGGAGTTCGAGACGATCGAGGCGACGCCCATCACGCAGGACGGTAGAGTCGTCGACCTCAAGGTCATCGCCAAGAACGAAGCGCGAAACCTGATCGAGGACTTCATGATCGCGAGCAACGTCGCGATCGCGAAGTTCCTCGAGGCCCGCGGACGCTCGGGAATCCGTCGCGTCGTTCGTGAGCCCGAGCGCTGGTCGCGCATCGTCGAGCTGGCGAAGCAGTATGGAACGACGCTGCCGAATCAGCCCGACTCGCTCTCGCTCGCGCACTTCTTGGCGGACCGGCACAAAGCCGATCCGGAGCGCTTCCCGGATCTCTCGCTGTCGGTCGTGAAGCTCATGGGCCCGGGCATCTACGCGCTCGACCTTCCCGGCAAGGATCCCGGCGGACATTTCGGACTGGCGACGCACGACTACACGCACGCCACCGCGCCCAACCGCCGCTACGCCGACGTCGTCACGCAGCGGCTGGTGAAAGCCGCCATCGCCGGCGCGCCCGCGCCCTACACCAACGACGAGCTCACCGACATCGCCGCCCGCTGCACCGAGCGCGAGGACGCCGAGAACAAAGTCGAGCGCACCGTCCGTAAGACCGTCGCGGCGCTACTGCTGCACGACAAGATCGGCACGACGTTCGACGCGATCGTGACGGGGGCAAATCCCAAGGGCACGTTCGTCCGCACGTTGCACCCGCCGGCGGAAGGGATGGTTGTTCGGAACGGCGAGAAGTTCGACGTGGGCGACAAGGTGAAGGTCAAGCTCGTGGCCGCGGATCCCTACAAAGGGTTTATCGATTTCGAGGGGAAGGACTGA
- a CDS encoding Clp protease N-terminal domain-containing protein, with translation MNGYNFTERVRKVLAMAREEAARLHHEYVGTEHILLGLIREGEGVAATVLQNLGVELDDIQQKIDEKVKNGRAGQTTGPDLPYTSRAKKVLELAMAEARGLNHAYVGTEHLLLGLIREAQGIAAQVLASFGITIDSARAGVLEILGTESQDYQAFKRQRAFGGGIEMERTPTPTRMVGYLPTEGPTSMAASIIQALLRDPVVAEAFAAQGIDAHRLIAALHAAAFRTPLDNAPGSSAGDSPSGSPPAA, from the coding sequence ATGAACGGCTACAACTTCACCGAGCGTGTTCGAAAGGTCCTCGCCATGGCCCGCGAGGAAGCCGCGCGTCTGCACCACGAGTATGTGGGCACCGAGCACATTCTGCTCGGGTTGATTCGCGAAGGTGAAGGAGTCGCCGCCACCGTGCTCCAGAACCTCGGCGTCGAGCTGGACGACATCCAGCAGAAGATTGACGAGAAGGTCAAGAACGGAAGAGCCGGGCAAACCACCGGTCCCGACCTTCCCTATACGTCGCGCGCCAAGAAGGTCCTCGAGTTGGCGATGGCTGAAGCACGCGGCCTCAATCACGCATACGTCGGCACCGAGCACCTTCTACTAGGGCTGATACGTGAAGCGCAGGGTATCGCCGCGCAGGTGCTCGCCAGCTTTGGCATCACCATCGACTCGGCGCGCGCAGGCGTCCTCGAGATCCTCGGAACCGAAAGCCAGGACTATCAGGCGTTCAAGCGCCAGCGAGCGTTCGGCGGCGGTATCGAGATGGAGAGAACGCCGACGCCCACACGGATGGTCGGGTACCTGCCCACAGAGGGCCCGACGTCGATGGCGGCGTCGATCATCCAAGCGCTGCTGCGTGATCCCGTCGTCGCCGAGGCGTTCGCGGCACAAGGAATCGACGCCCACAGGTTGATCGCGGCGCTTCACGCCGCGGCATTCCGAACGCCGCTCGACAACGCGCCCGGCAGTTCCGCCGGCGACTCGCCCTCCGGGTCGCCGCCCGCCGCCTAG
- a CDS encoding Clp protease N-terminal domain-containing protein: MHAQGYNFTEDVRNALARARSESARLRHEYVGTEHMLLGLLRDDNIAVQVIQSFGVKPQTLADAVDGVVKRGASGHPTGPDLPYTSRAKKVLELTMTEARDLNHSYCGTEHMLLGLLREEKGIAAQMLVDAGITIDAARERVLRVIGAPPQPRPRIARASSIAAMRVSTVKPGSQSATSASAHMAASIIELLAQDSDVGAVFAAQGIDIARLTEALRALAKSPPPGDRSEPPPPEPPADSPPAP, from the coding sequence ATGCACGCTCAAGGGTACAACTTCACAGAAGACGTGCGGAACGCGCTCGCCCGCGCGCGCAGCGAATCGGCGCGGCTCCGCCACGAGTACGTCGGAACCGAGCACATGCTGCTCGGGCTACTGCGCGACGACAACATCGCCGTTCAGGTGATTCAGTCGTTCGGCGTAAAACCGCAGACGCTCGCCGATGCGGTGGACGGCGTCGTGAAGCGGGGCGCGAGCGGTCATCCGACCGGCCCTGACCTGCCCTACACGTCGCGCGCGAAGAAGGTGCTCGAGCTGACGATGACCGAAGCGCGTGACCTGAACCACAGCTACTGCGGCACCGAACACATGCTTCTCGGGTTGCTGCGCGAGGAGAAAGGAATCGCCGCACAGATGCTCGTCGACGCCGGGATCACGATCGATGCCGCCCGCGAGCGAGTCCTTCGGGTCATTGGCGCGCCGCCGCAACCGCGTCCACGCATCGCGCGCGCGTCCTCGATCGCCGCGATGAGGGTATCGACCGTCAAGCCGGGATCTCAATCGGCGACCTCCGCCTCGGCTCACATGGCCGCGTCGATCATCGAGCTGCTCGCCCAGGATTCGGACGTGGGCGCGGTATTCGCGGCGCAGGGCATCGATATCGCAAGACTCACGGAGGCGCTGCGCGCGCTGGCGAAGTCGCCGCCCCCCGGTGATCGCTCGGAACCGCCGCCGCCCGAACCGCCCGCGGACTCGCCGCCGGCGCCGTGA
- the nadA gene encoding quinolinate synthase NadA, with amino-acid sequence MPDVALPSEIKRLARDRNAVILAHNYERAEVQDIADFVGDSLGLSREAAKTDADVIVFCGVHFMAETAAILSPKKTVLLPDLAAGCSLASTIDAPALRNWKAEHPGAVVVAYVNTSAEVKAESDYCCTSGNAVEVVNSIPADREILFLPDMFLGAHVRRMTGRENMHVWMGECHVHAGIDPENIRLQRRLHPEAEFLIHPECGCSTSVLEAMSAGDVDPHGVQILSTEGMIKRPAKSHADEFIVATEVGILHRLRRENPSKRFFAANERASCAYMKVTTLPKVRDSLAFLQHRITVDSDVAGRARLAIERMVSIGGGATQPLSPVPNGVDPGE; translated from the coding sequence ATGCCTGACGTTGCCCTGCCGTCCGAGATCAAGCGCCTCGCCCGCGACCGCAACGCCGTCATTTTGGCCCACAACTACGAGCGGGCCGAGGTGCAGGACATCGCCGATTTCGTCGGCGACTCGCTCGGTTTGTCGCGCGAGGCGGCCAAGACCGACGCCGACGTCATCGTCTTTTGCGGCGTCCATTTCATGGCGGAGACCGCGGCCATCCTCTCGCCGAAGAAGACCGTCCTTCTGCCGGATCTGGCGGCGGGATGCTCGCTCGCCTCGACCATCGACGCGCCGGCGCTCAGAAACTGGAAAGCCGAGCACCCCGGCGCCGTCGTCGTGGCGTACGTGAACACATCGGCCGAGGTCAAAGCCGAGAGCGACTACTGCTGCACGTCGGGCAACGCGGTCGAGGTCGTGAACTCGATCCCCGCCGACCGCGAAATCCTCTTCCTCCCGGACATGTTTCTCGGCGCGCATGTCCGCCGGATGACCGGGCGCGAGAACATGCATGTCTGGATGGGCGAGTGTCATGTGCACGCCGGCATCGACCCGGAGAACATCCGTCTCCAACGGCGCCTGCACCCCGAAGCCGAGTTCCTGATCCACCCGGAGTGCGGCTGCTCGACGAGCGTGCTGGAGGCGATGTCGGCGGGAGACGTAGACCCGCACGGCGTCCAGATCCTCTCGACGGAGGGAATGATCAAGCGTCCGGCGAAATCCCATGCCGATGAGTTCATCGTGGCGACCGAGGTCGGGATCTTGCATCGGTTACGTCGCGAGAACCCAAGCAAGCGCTTCTTTGCGGCCAACGAGCGGGCCTCGTGCGCCTACATGAAGGTCACGACCCTTCCCAAGGTCCGCGATTCACTAGCATTCTTGCAGCATCGAATAACCGTCGACTCGGACGTGGCTGGCCGGGCGCGACTGGCGATCGAACGCATGGTATCTATCGGAGGCGGCGCGACGCAGCCCTTGTCTCCAGTACCAAATGGAGTAGATCCAGGCGAGTAA
- the nadC gene encoding carboxylating nicotinate-nucleotide diphosphorylase — protein METPELPQRERRAVPRTITPLSVPAVDSAATLRFPLTRDALDALVRSALVEDGAFNDITTIATVVSHRRSRARLVARQSGVVCGIPLGLEAFRLLDQKVSIRVENEDGMQVRSGDPILFVTGHARALLSAERVALNYMQHLSGIATITARYVDEVKGTGAKILDTRKTLPGWRTLEKYAVRAGGGTNHRMDLSTGVLIKDNHLAALDGDVGKAVKRARELSPKGVKIEVECDRLDQVERAVAAGADIVLLDNMPVEVMAECVRVVAGAAILEASGGVTLSTVRRIAETGVNWISIGGITHSAPSMNLALDFE, from the coding sequence ATGGAAACTCCCGAGCTTCCCCAGCGCGAACGCAGGGCGGTCCCACGCACCATCACGCCTCTGTCCGTGCCGGCCGTGGATAGCGCGGCGACGCTGCGCTTCCCACTCACCCGCGACGCGCTGGACGCGCTCGTCCGTTCGGCACTCGTCGAGGACGGTGCCTTCAACGACATCACGACGATCGCCACCGTCGTCTCGCACCGACGTTCGCGCGCCCGGCTGGTTGCGCGACAGAGCGGAGTCGTCTGCGGCATCCCGCTCGGCCTCGAGGCGTTTCGTCTGCTCGATCAGAAGGTCTCGATCCGCGTCGAGAACGAAGATGGCATGCAAGTCCGAAGCGGCGATCCCATCCTCTTCGTGACCGGCCACGCGCGCGCCCTCCTCTCGGCCGAGCGCGTCGCTCTGAACTACATGCAACACCTGTCCGGCATCGCGACGATTACCGCGCGTTACGTCGACGAGGTGAAGGGCACGGGCGCCAAGATTCTCGACACCCGCAAGACGCTCCCCGGTTGGCGGACGCTCGAGAAGTACGCGGTGCGCGCCGGCGGCGGCACCAACCACCGGATGGATCTCTCCACTGGCGTGCTGATCAAGGACAACCACCTGGCCGCGCTCGACGGTGACGTCGGCAAGGCGGTGAAGCGCGCGCGTGAGCTGTCGCCGAAAGGTGTGAAGATCGAGGTCGAGTGCGACCGGCTGGATCAGGTCGAGCGTGCGGTCGCCGCGGGCGCCGACATCGTGCTCCTCGACAACATGCCGGTCGAGGTCATGGCCGAGTGCGTGCGCGTGGTTGCGGGCGCCGCGATCCTCGAGGCCTCCGGCGGCGTGACGCTGTCGACCGTGCGACGCATCGCCGAGACGGGCGTCAACTGGATTTCGATCGGCGGCATCACGCACTCCGCGCCGTCGATGAACCTCGCTCTGGACTTCGAGTAG